From one Pseudomonas fluorescens genomic stretch:
- a CDS encoding 2-hydroxyacid dehydrogenase translates to MKKTVLAFSRITPAMVERLQQDFNVIVPNPKLGDISAQFNEALPQAHGLIGVGRKLGQAQLENAAKLQVVASVSVGYDNYDLAYFNQRGIALTNTPDVLTESTADLGFALLMGAARRVAELDAWTKAGQWQATVGPAQFGSDVHGKTLGIVGLGNIGAAIARRGRFGFNMQVIYSGNNRKPALEQELGAQYRSLDELLAQADFVCLVVPLGAQTKHLISTRELQLMKPSAFLINVSRGPVVDEAALVEALQAGTIRGAGLDVYEKEPLAQSPLFQLKNALTLPHVGSATAETREAMANRAIDNLRSALLGERPRDLVNPQVWK, encoded by the coding sequence ATGAAAAAGACCGTCCTTGCCTTCAGCCGCATCACCCCGGCGATGGTCGAACGCCTGCAGCAAGACTTCAACGTGATCGTGCCGAACCCCAAGCTCGGCGACATCAGCGCCCAGTTCAACGAAGCCTTGCCCCAGGCTCATGGCCTGATCGGCGTCGGCCGCAAGCTTGGCCAGGCGCAGCTGGAAAACGCCGCCAAGCTGCAAGTGGTCGCCAGCGTCTCGGTGGGCTACGACAACTATGACCTGGCCTACTTCAACCAGCGCGGCATCGCCCTGACCAACACCCCCGACGTGCTCACCGAAAGCACCGCCGACCTCGGCTTTGCCCTGCTCATGGGTGCGGCGCGGCGGGTAGCGGAACTGGATGCCTGGACCAAGGCCGGGCAATGGCAAGCCACCGTCGGCCCTGCGCAGTTCGGCAGCGATGTGCATGGCAAGACCCTGGGCATCGTTGGCCTGGGCAATATCGGCGCGGCCATCGCCCGACGTGGGCGCTTTGGCTTCAACATGCAGGTCATCTACAGCGGCAACAACCGCAAGCCGGCGCTGGAACAGGAACTCGGCGCGCAGTACCGCAGCCTCGACGAGCTGTTGGCGCAAGCTGATTTCGTCTGCCTGGTGGTGCCATTGGGGGCGCAGACCAAGCACTTGATCAGCACCCGTGAATTGCAGTTGATGAAGCCCAGTGCGTTTCTGATCAACGTCTCCCGTGGGCCGGTGGTCGATGAAGCGGCGCTGGTGGAGGCATTGCAGGCCGGCACCATTCGCGGCGCCGGGCTGGATGTGTACGAGAAAGAGCCACTGGCGCAGTCGCCGCTGTTCCAGCTGAAAAACGCCCTGACCTTGCCGCACGTCGGTTCCGCTACCGCCGAAACCCGCGAAGCCATGGCCAACCGCGCCATTGATAACCTGCGCAGTGCCTTGCTCGGTGAACGGCCGCGGGATCTGGTCAATCCGCAGGTGTGGAAGTAG
- a CDS encoding LysR family transcriptional regulator, whose protein sequence is MDTLQNMRAFSCVAQVGSFTAAAVQLDTTTANVSRAVSNLEAHLQTRLLNRTTRRIALTEAGKRYLMRCEQILTYVEEAEAEASDAHARPAGQLKVHSMTGVGQHFVIDAIARYRETHPDVTFDLTMANRVPDLLDEGYDVSIVLASELPDSGFVSQRLGITYSIVCASPQYVKRHGIAHKPSDLLNHACLRMVSPVIPLEKWLFDGPEGQEVVNITQAPFQVNSADAMKTAIRSGMGVGVLPIYSAIEGLRDGSLVRVMPEYRLQELNLYAIYPSRQYLDAKIKTWVEYLRNSLPEILAAHEADLKTHELRIAT, encoded by the coding sequence ATGGACACCCTGCAAAACATGCGTGCTTTTAGTTGCGTTGCGCAAGTCGGCAGCTTCACTGCCGCAGCCGTGCAACTGGATACGACCACCGCCAACGTATCGCGGGCGGTCTCCAATCTTGAAGCCCATCTGCAAACCCGCCTGCTCAACCGCACCACCCGGCGCATCGCCCTGACCGAAGCCGGCAAGCGTTACCTGATGCGCTGCGAACAGATCCTCACCTACGTCGAAGAAGCCGAAGCCGAGGCCAGCGACGCCCATGCGCGCCCGGCCGGGCAGCTCAAGGTGCATTCGATGACCGGGGTCGGCCAGCACTTCGTCATCGATGCCATTGCCCGCTACCGCGAAACCCACCCGGACGTGACCTTCGACCTGACCATGGCCAACCGCGTGCCGGACCTGCTCGACGAGGGCTACGACGTGTCGATCGTGCTGGCCAGCGAGCTGCCGGACTCGGGCTTCGTTTCCCAGCGCCTGGGCATCACCTACAGCATTGTCTGCGCATCCCCCCAGTACGTGAAGCGCCACGGTATCGCCCACAAACCCAGCGACCTGCTCAACCATGCCTGCCTGCGCATGGTCAGCCCGGTGATCCCCCTGGAAAAATGGCTGTTCGACGGCCCCGAAGGCCAGGAAGTGGTCAACATTACCCAGGCGCCGTTCCAGGTGAACTCGGCCGATGCGATGAAAACCGCGATTCGCAGCGGCATGGGTGTTGGCGTGCTGCCGATCTACTCGGCCATAGAGGGCCTGCGTGATGGCTCGCTGGTGCGGGTGATGCCCGAGTACCGCTTGCAGGAGCTGAACCTGTACGCGATCTACCCGTCGCGCCAGTACCTGGATGCCAAGATCAAGACCTGGGTCGAATACCTGCGCAACTCGCTGCCAGAGATTCTCGCCGCCCACGAAGCCGACCTGAAAACCCACGAACTGCGCATCGCCACCTGA
- a CDS encoding efflux RND transporter periplasmic adaptor subunit, whose product MKKFFSLIATLLVLAAAVVIGRQLWVHYMNTPWTRDGRVRADVINVAADVPGYVVDVPVRDNQLVKKGDVLLQIDPEHYEVAVRQAQALVASRKATWEMRKVNAHRRADMDNLVISRENRDDASNIANSALADYQQAQAQLAAAELDLKRTRILATVDGYVTNLNVHRGDYARTGEAKMAVVDKDSFWVYGFFEETKLPHVRVGDQAELQMMSGERLKGHVESISRGIYDRDNPESRELIADVNPTFNWVRLAQRVPVRIHIDEVPEGFLLAAGTTCTVVVKPGQKEG is encoded by the coding sequence ATGAAAAAGTTTTTCAGCCTGATCGCCACCTTGCTCGTGCTGGCCGCTGCCGTGGTGATCGGTCGCCAGCTCTGGGTGCACTACATGAACACGCCCTGGACCCGCGACGGGCGAGTGCGCGCCGATGTCATCAACGTCGCCGCCGATGTGCCGGGCTATGTGGTCGATGTGCCGGTGCGCGACAACCAGTTGGTGAAGAAGGGCGATGTGCTGCTGCAGATCGACCCCGAGCACTACGAAGTGGCGGTCAGGCAGGCCCAGGCACTGGTGGCCTCGCGCAAGGCCACCTGGGAAATGCGCAAGGTCAACGCCCATCGCCGCGCCGACATGGACAACCTGGTGATCTCGCGGGAGAACCGTGACGACGCCAGCAACATCGCCAACTCGGCGCTGGCCGATTACCAGCAGGCCCAGGCCCAGCTGGCGGCGGCCGAGCTGGACCTCAAGCGCACCCGGATCCTCGCCACGGTCGATGGCTATGTCACCAACCTCAACGTCCATCGTGGCGATTACGCGCGTACCGGCGAGGCGAAGATGGCGGTGGTCGACAAGGATTCGTTCTGGGTTTACGGCTTCTTTGAAGAGACCAAGCTGCCGCATGTGCGGGTAGGGGATCAGGCCGAACTGCAAATGATGAGCGGCGAACGGCTCAAGGGGCATGTCGAGAGCATCTCGCGCGGTATCTATGACCGCGACAACCCGGAAAGCCGCGAGCTGATCGCCGACGTCAACCCGACCTTCAACTGGGTGCGCCTGGCCCAGCGGGTGCCGGTGCGGATTCATATCGATGAAGTGCCGGAGGGCTTTTTGCTGGCGGCGGGGACCACCTGTACGGTGGTGGTCAAGCCTGGTCAGAAAGAGGGGTGA
- a CDS encoding universal stress protein — MYSSVLIAIDGTARSRGILETVSRFCEPARHQLHVLLAVDVAYALAEDNRRISAFDQSEYPAASHEQQMADMTMQQAVDYLRSRGFQAEGNLVNGDPLSTIVAEAKRLESDLIVMGHRHLSRLDRMLDPSISSKVIDKAGCPVLVDARHL, encoded by the coding sequence ATGTACAGCTCGGTACTGATCGCCATCGATGGCACTGCGCGCAGCCGCGGCATCCTCGAAACCGTCAGCCGCTTCTGCGAACCCGCGCGCCATCAGCTGCATGTGCTGCTGGCGGTCGACGTTGCCTATGCCCTGGCCGAGGACAACCGGCGCATCAGCGCCTTCGACCAAAGCGAATACCCGGCCGCCAGCCATGAACAGCAAATGGCCGACATGACCATGCAACAAGCAGTGGATTACCTGCGCAGCCGTGGCTTCCAGGCCGAAGGCAACCTGGTCAACGGTGATCCACTGTCGACCATCGTCGCCGAGGCCAAGCGTCTGGAGAGCGACCTGATCGTCATGGGCCATCGCCACCTGTCGCGGCTGGACCGCATGCTCGACCCATCGATCAGCAGCAAGGTCATCGACAAGGCCGGCTGCCCGGTGCTGGTCGATGCCCGCCACCTCTGA
- a CDS encoding efflux transporter outer membrane subunit, which produces MPRRIIRALNALSACAFSLTLSGCIGTWGIAPQSKTLQANTLTTDAAIREAALDAHWPDQQWWRAYGDPQLDRWIALAVQDSPSMAMAAARVREAKAMAGVVESAEKLQVNGQSTLKRHNWPEDQFYGPGALSGSNTWDNNAALGFSYALDLWGRERNASEQAVDMAHMSVAQARQAQLELQNNMVKVYIQLSLHFAQRDIVKAELEQQEQILALAERRLAGGIGTHFEVSQAQTPLPETHRQLDALNEEIALARNQLAALAGKGPGAGAQLQRPQLALGTALKLPSALPAELVGQRPDVVASRWQVAAQARGIDVAHAGFFPNVDLVGGLGFMATGGGPLEFLTGRKFNYNVGPAISLPVFDGGRLRSQLGVASAGYDIAVARYNQTVVEALKGISDQLIRRESMNEQQHFAGESVASAQKTYDIAMIAFQRGLTDYLNVLNAQTQLFRQQQIQQQVQAARLSAHAELVTALGGGLGAGNDVPGEDRQQAPKTPATLAIFDKPVHPE; this is translated from the coding sequence GTGCCGCGTCGCATCATCAGAGCGCTCAATGCGCTCAGTGCCTGTGCCTTTAGCTTGACCTTGAGCGGCTGTATCGGAACTTGGGGCATTGCCCCGCAAAGCAAGACGCTGCAAGCCAATACCCTGACCACCGATGCGGCGATCCGTGAAGCCGCTCTCGACGCCCATTGGCCCGACCAGCAATGGTGGCGGGCCTACGGCGACCCGCAACTCGATCGCTGGATCGCCCTGGCCGTGCAAGACAGCCCGAGCATGGCCATGGCCGCTGCCCGTGTGCGCGAAGCCAAGGCCATGGCCGGGGTGGTCGAGTCGGCCGAAAAACTGCAGGTCAACGGCCAGTCGACGCTCAAGCGCCACAACTGGCCGGAAGACCAGTTCTATGGCCCCGGCGCACTGTCCGGTTCCAACACCTGGGACAACAATGCCGCGCTCGGTTTCAGCTACGCCCTGGACCTCTGGGGCCGCGAGCGCAATGCCAGCGAGCAGGCCGTGGACATGGCCCACATGAGCGTGGCCCAGGCCCGCCAGGCCCAGCTCGAGCTGCAGAACAACATGGTCAAGGTCTATATCCAGCTGTCGCTGCACTTTGCCCAGCGCGATATCGTCAAGGCCGAGCTTGAGCAGCAGGAGCAGATCCTGGCCCTGGCCGAACGGCGCCTGGCCGGCGGCATTGGCACTCATTTCGAGGTCAGCCAGGCGCAGACGCCGCTGCCGGAAACCCACCGCCAGCTTGACGCCCTGAACGAAGAAATCGCCCTGGCCCGCAATCAACTGGCAGCCCTGGCTGGCAAAGGGCCGGGCGCGGGTGCGCAACTGCAGCGTCCGCAGCTGGCGCTGGGCACCGCGCTGAAACTGCCCTCGGCTTTGCCCGCCGAACTGGTCGGCCAGCGCCCGGACGTGGTTGCCAGCCGCTGGCAGGTGGCCGCCCAGGCTCGCGGAATCGATGTCGCCCATGCCGGCTTCTTCCCCAACGTCGACCTGGTCGGTGGCCTGGGTTTCATGGCCACCGGCGGCGGGCCGCTGGAGTTTCTCACCGGGCGCAAGTTCAACTACAACGTCGGCCCTGCGATCAGCCTGCCGGTGTTCGATGGCGGTCGCCTGCGCTCGCAGCTGGGGGTTGCCTCGGCCGGTTATGACATCGCCGTGGCGCGCTACAACCAGACCGTGGTCGAGGCACTCAAGGGGATCTCGGATCAGTTGATCCGCCGTGAGTCGATGAACGAGCAGCAGCACTTTGCTGGCGAATCGGTGGCCTCGGCACAGAAGACTTACGACATCGCCATGATTGCCTTCCAGCGTGGCCTGACCGATTACCTCAATGTGCTCAACGCGCAGACCCAGTTGTTCCGCCAGCAGCAGATTCAGCAGCAGGTCCAGGCCGCACGCCTGAGTGCCCATGCTGAACTGGTTACGGCATTGGGTGGTGGCCTGGGTGCGGGCAACGACGTGCCGGGTGAAGACCGGCAACAGGCGCCGAAAACCCCGGCGACCCTGGCGATTTTCGACAAGCCGGTTCACCCCGAATGA
- a CDS encoding FUSC family protein: protein MSALTLPFRWLATLEWRRGFFEWARTDGVTWVYIFKVLSAAFLTLWLAMRLELPQPRTAMITVFIVMQPQSGHVFAKSFYRLLGTLAGSSMMVALIALFPQNTELFLPSLAIWVGLCSAGAMRYRTFRAYGFVLAGYTAAMVGLPALQHPDGAFMAAVWRVLEISLGILVSTLVSAAILPQSASASMRNALYQRFGVFAGFVAEGLRGDSQRDRFESSNVRFIAEAVGLESLRSVTAFEDPHMRRRNGRLGRMNSEFMAITTRFNALHQLLERLRLRGPLQIVTAIEPGLTALAELLDAYAGRGLTERDAARLAEQLAAYKEGLPERVRTLRAAYVESGPSDADLLDFHTAYELLYRFVDDMHSYAQTHASLTEHNHAREQWDEPYVAQTNWMASLAAGVRASFILLVLGSFWILTAWPSGAMMTLIAAATVGLSAATPNPKRMSFQMACGTLFGAFVGFFETFFVFPWIDGFPLLCLVLAPVFVFGAFLASRPAYAGYGLGLLIFFATGSVPDNLTIYNPYNFINDYIAMVIGMLVCAAAGAIILPPNSRWLWSRLEQDLRAQVLYAISGRLRGLGSSFESRTRDLLHQAYGLAVGQPRVQSKLLRWMFVVLEVGHAIIELRKEQAILPVHPCYAESQPWRQAIRVMGRALARLFMQPSASNHERALVAVDHAISRVQATDEPFARHFDTSALRRVQSYLHFIRTSLLDPQSPLAELAPAKGLPHAS from the coding sequence ATGAGCGCACTGACCCTGCCGTTTCGCTGGCTGGCGACCCTGGAGTGGCGTCGCGGGTTCTTTGAGTGGGCGCGCACCGACGGGGTGACCTGGGTGTACATCTTCAAAGTCCTCAGCGCCGCCTTCCTGACCCTGTGGCTGGCCATGCGCCTGGAGCTGCCGCAACCGCGCACGGCGATGATCACCGTGTTCATCGTCATGCAGCCGCAGAGCGGCCATGTGTTCGCCAAGAGCTTCTACCGGCTGCTCGGCACCCTGGCTGGCTCATCGATGATGGTCGCGCTGATCGCGCTGTTTCCGCAAAACACCGAGCTGTTCCTGCCGAGCCTGGCGATCTGGGTCGGCCTGTGTTCGGCCGGTGCCATGCGCTACCGCACCTTCCGCGCCTATGGCTTCGTGCTTGCCGGTTACACGGCGGCGATGGTCGGCCTGCCGGCCCTGCAGCACCCGGACGGGGCCTTCATGGCCGCCGTGTGGCGGGTGCTGGAAATCTCCCTGGGGATTCTGGTTTCGACCCTGGTCAGCGCCGCGATTTTGCCGCAGTCGGCCAGTGCCTCGATGCGCAACGCCCTGTACCAGCGCTTCGGCGTATTCGCCGGCTTCGTTGCCGAGGGCCTGCGTGGCGACAGCCAGCGCGACCGCTTCGAAAGCAGCAACGTGCGCTTTATCGCCGAGGCCGTGGGCCTGGAGAGCCTGCGCAGCGTCACCGCTTTCGAAGACCCGCACATGCGCCGGCGCAATGGCCGCCTGGGGCGGATGAACAGCGAATTCATGGCCATCACCACGCGCTTCAACGCCTTGCACCAGTTGCTTGAGCGCTTGCGCTTGCGGGGGCCGCTGCAGATCGTCACCGCCATCGAACCCGGGCTCACCGCCCTGGCCGAGTTGCTCGACGCCTACGCCGGTCGCGGCCTCACCGAGCGCGATGCGGCGCGCCTGGCCGAACAGCTGGCCGCCTACAAGGAGGGCTTGCCCGAGCGCGTGCGCACCCTGCGTGCCGCGTATGTCGAGAGTGGCCCCAGCGATGCCGACCTGCTCGACTTTCACACCGCCTACGAGCTGCTGTACCGCTTCGTCGACGATATGCACAGCTATGCCCAGACCCACGCGTCCTTGACCGAGCACAACCATGCCCGCGAGCAGTGGGATGAGCCTTATGTGGCGCAGACCAACTGGATGGCCTCGCTGGCCGCCGGGGTGCGCGCCTCGTTCATCCTGCTGGTGCTGGGCAGCTTCTGGATTCTCACCGCCTGGCCGAGCGGGGCGATGATGACCCTGATCGCCGCCGCCACCGTCGGCCTCTCGGCGGCCACGCCGAACCCCAAGCGCATGTCGTTCCAGATGGCCTGCGGCACGTTGTTCGGTGCCTTTGTCGGCTTCTTCGAAACCTTCTTCGTGTTCCCTTGGATCGACGGCTTTCCGCTGCTGTGCCTGGTGCTGGCGCCGGTGTTCGTGTTCGGCGCGTTCCTCGCCTCGCGGCCGGCCTATGCCGGCTACGGGCTGGGTTTGCTGATCTTTTTTGCCACCGGTTCTGTGCCCGACAACCTGACCATCTACAACCCCTACAACTTCATCAACGACTACATCGCCATGGTCATCGGCATGCTGGTCTGCGCCGCTGCCGGGGCGATCATCCTGCCGCCCAACAGCCGCTGGTTGTGGAGCCGCCTGGAGCAGGACCTGCGCGCCCAGGTGCTGTATGCGATCAGCGGGCGCCTGCGCGGCCTCGGTTCGAGCTTTGAAAGCCGTACCCGCGACCTGTTGCACCAGGCCTACGGCCTGGCGGTCGGCCAGCCGCGGGTGCAGAGCAAGCTGCTGCGCTGGATGTTCGTGGTGCTTGAGGTCGGTCACGCGATTATCGAGCTGCGCAAGGAACAGGCGATTTTGCCGGTGCACCCTTGTTATGCCGAATCGCAGCCCTGGCGCCAGGCCATCCGCGTCATGGGCCGGGCCCTGGCACGCCTGTTCATGCAGCCGAGCGCGAGCAACCACGAGCGTGCGCTGGTGGCAGTGGATCACGCCATCAGCCGGGTGCAGGCCACCGACGAGCCGTTCGCCCGTCACTTCGACACCTCGGCCTTGCGCCGGGTGCAGAGCTACCTGCACTTCATTCGTACTTCCTTGCTCGACCCTCAGTCGCCGCTGGCCGAACTGGCCCCGGCCAAAGGACTGCCCCATGCCTCGTGA
- a CDS encoding DUF1656 domain-containing protein, translated as MPREIAFHGVYMPTMTLMFLFAAGLAWGLDRFIASHDGYRFFWHPALLRLCLFICLFGSMALTLYR; from the coding sequence ATGCCTCGTGAAATCGCCTTCCATGGCGTCTACATGCCGACCATGACCCTGATGTTCCTGTTCGCCGCCGGCCTTGCCTGGGGCCTGGACCGGTTTATCGCCAGTCATGACGGTTACCGCTTTTTCTGGCACCCGGCGCTGCTGCGCCTGTGCCTGTTTATCTGCCTGTTCGGTTCCATGGCCCTGACTCTCTACCGTTGA
- a CDS encoding enoyl-CoA hydratase: MKLDYLQLEQIGAVALIRLNRPEVLNSLCCELAAELAGVLDHLEQDRSVRALVLTGGDTVFAAGADIKAMRDRSYMDVYTSDFVTVDWERLASFRKPSIAAVAGYALGGGCELALMCDMIIAADSARFGQPEIKIGTIPGAGGSQRLARSIGKAKTMDLVLTGRTMDAEEAERCGLVSRRVSDQALLDEALQAAARIASYSGPVSMMAKEAVNRAFETTLSEGVRQERRLFHSTFAIEDQKEGMAAFAEKRAPQFMHR; the protein is encoded by the coding sequence ATGAAACTCGATTACCTGCAACTGGAACAGATCGGTGCTGTGGCCCTGATCCGCCTCAACCGCCCCGAGGTGCTCAATTCGCTGTGCTGTGAACTGGCGGCAGAATTGGCGGGGGTGCTCGATCACCTCGAGCAGGACCGCAGTGTGCGCGCGCTGGTACTGACCGGTGGCGACACCGTATTTGCCGCTGGCGCCGACATCAAGGCGATGCGTGATCGCAGCTACATGGATGTCTACACCAGCGATTTCGTGACCGTGGACTGGGAACGCCTGGCGAGCTTTCGCAAACCGAGCATTGCTGCGGTGGCCGGCTACGCCCTGGGTGGCGGCTGCGAACTGGCGCTGATGTGCGACATGATCATCGCCGCCGACAGCGCCCGCTTCGGCCAACCGGAAATCAAGATCGGCACCATCCCCGGTGCCGGTGGCAGCCAGCGTCTGGCGCGCTCGATCGGCAAGGCCAAGACCATGGACCTGGTGCTCACCGGGCGCACCATGGATGCCGAGGAAGCCGAGCGTTGCGGGCTGGTCAGCCGCCGGGTCAGCGATCAGGCCCTGCTCGACGAAGCCCTGCAGGCGGCGGCGCGGATTGCCAGCTACTCCGGCCCGGTCAGCATGATGGCCAAGGAAGCGGTCAACCGCGCCTTCGAGACCACCCTGAGCGAAGGCGTGCGCCAGGAGCGGCGCTTGTTCCACTCGACCTTCGCCATCGAGGACCAGAAAGAAGGCATGGCCGCGTTTGCCGAGAAACGCGCGCCACAGTTCATGCATCGCTAA
- a CDS encoding MFS transporter has protein sequence MSSLEALATPGAAVVAAPAPAPAKPAAPAAFGPRIVIGLLGVLLAVLCAGLNEMVTKMALADIRGGMHIGSDEGSWLVALYSATSVSAMAFAPWCSVTFSLRRFTLCAIGAFALLGLLCPFAPNQETLMVLRTLQGFAGGALPPMLMSVALRFLPPGIKLYGLAGYALTATFGPSLGLPLAGMWTEYVGWQWAFWQIILPSLLAMACVAWGLPQDPLRLERFKQFDWRGLLLGLPAICSIVIGLSQGDRFGWFNSPLICWLLGGGLALLVLFMINEWSHPLPFFKLQMLSNRNLTHALVTLGGVLVVLSAVIIIPSSFLAQIQGYRPVQTGPVMLLVALPQLLALPLTAALCNIRAVDCRWVLAIGLGMLAVSCFGGTMITSQWIRDNFYVLQLFQIFGQPMAVIPLLMLATGGMTPQDGPFASAWFNTVKGLASVVAAGVLEALTTVRRHFHSNMLVDNLGNSPLADASAPGLAKRIHEQAVVLTSADLYLCMALLALALILLIPFVPTRIYPPRAVA, from the coding sequence ATGAGTTCGCTGGAGGCCCTGGCCACCCCGGGTGCGGCGGTTGTCGCCGCACCGGCCCCGGCTCCGGCCAAGCCTGCGGCACCGGCCGCCTTCGGCCCGCGCATCGTCATCGGCCTGCTCGGTGTGCTGCTGGCGGTGCTGTGTGCCGGCCTCAACGAAATGGTCACGAAAATGGCCCTGGCCGATATTCGTGGTGGCATGCACATCGGCTCTGACGAAGGTTCGTGGCTGGTCGCCCTGTACTCGGCGACCTCGGTCTCGGCCATGGCCTTCGCGCCCTGGTGCTCGGTGACCTTTTCCCTGCGTCGCTTCACCCTCTGTGCCATTGGCGCCTTTGCCCTGCTCGGCCTGCTGTGCCCGTTCGCACCCAACCAGGAAACCCTGATGGTGCTGCGCACCCTGCAGGGCTTTGCCGGTGGCGCCTTGCCGCCGATGCTGATGAGTGTGGCGCTGCGTTTCCTGCCGCCTGGCATCAAGCTCTATGGCCTGGCCGGCTACGCCTTGACCGCTACCTTCGGCCCGAGCCTGGGCCTGCCGCTGGCGGGCATGTGGACCGAGTATGTCGGTTGGCAATGGGCGTTCTGGCAGATCATCCTGCCGTCGCTGCTGGCCATGGCCTGCGTGGCCTGGGGGCTGCCGCAAGACCCGCTGCGCCTGGAGCGCTTCAAGCAGTTTGACTGGCGCGGGTTGCTGCTGGGGCTGCCGGCCATCTGTTCGATTGTCATCGGCCTGAGCCAGGGCGATCGCTTCGGCTGGTTCAACTCGCCGCTGATCTGCTGGCTGCTGGGCGGCGGCCTGGCGCTGTTGGTGCTGTTCATGATCAATGAATGGTCGCACCCGCTGCCGTTCTTCAAGCTGCAGATGCTCAGCAACCGCAACCTCACCCATGCCCTGGTCACCTTGGGCGGGGTGTTGGTGGTGCTCTCGGCGGTGATCATCATTCCGTCCAGTTTCCTCGCCCAGATCCAGGGCTACCGGCCGGTGCAGACCGGCCCGGTGATGTTGCTGGTGGCCTTGCCGCAGTTGCTGGCGCTGCCGCTGACCGCCGCGCTGTGCAACATCCGCGCGGTGGACTGCCGCTGGGTTCTGGCCATTGGCCTGGGGATGCTGGCGGTGTCGTGCTTTGGCGGCACGATGATCACCTCGCAGTGGATTCGCGACAACTTCTACGTGCTGCAACTGTTCCAGATCTTCGGCCAGCCGATGGCGGTGATCCCGCTGCTGATGCTCGCCACGGGCGGCATGACCCCGCAAGACGGCCCGTTCGCCTCGGCCTGGTTCAACACCGTCAAAGGCCTGGCCTCGGTGGTCGCCGCCGGGGTGCTGGAGGCGCTCACCACCGTACGCCGGCATTTTCACTCGAACATGCTGGTGGACAACCTCGGTAACTCACCCCTGGCCGATGCCAGCGCCCCGGGCCTGGCCAAGCGTATCCATGAGCAGGCCGTAGTGCTGACCTCGGCCGACCTCTACCTGTGCATGGCGCTGTTGGCGCTGGCGTTGATCCTGCTGATTCCTTTTGTGCCCACCCGGATCTATCCACCCCGTGCGGTGGCATAG
- a CDS encoding LysR family transcriptional regulator: MHFPDMNLLVALDALLDEGSVVGAARRMNLSPAAMSRTLTRIRHAVGDPILVRAGRGLVPTPKAMALRSQVRSVVEQAGQVFSSSDEVDLLTLERSFNLRANDVFIAPFAAPLLETMRQQAPRTVLRFVPEGEGGDEDDSLRDGRLDLYISATRNLGPEIKVQSLFATTFVGLARVDHPIFNDEITPERFAAFEQISVSRRGRATGPIDSALAGMGLSRRVALITPSFHSAMFSLPESDLLLPLPQHVLLSVARLGLPLRSFRIPMALESVTIMQAWHPRYDNDPAHRWLRQTLKECCSKA, encoded by the coding sequence ATGCACTTTCCGGATATGAACTTGCTGGTTGCGCTGGATGCGCTGCTCGATGAAGGCAGTGTGGTCGGGGCGGCTCGTCGCATGAACCTCAGCCCGGCGGCCATGAGCCGTACCTTGACGCGTATTCGTCACGCCGTTGGCGACCCGATCCTGGTCCGCGCCGGTCGCGGCCTGGTACCGACCCCCAAGGCCATGGCCTTGCGCAGCCAGGTGCGCAGCGTGGTCGAACAGGCCGGGCAGGTGTTCAGCTCCAGTGACGAGGTCGACCTGCTGACCCTGGAGCGCTCGTTCAACCTGCGCGCCAACGATGTGTTCATCGCGCCGTTTGCCGCCCCTCTGTTGGAAACCATGCGCCAGCAGGCGCCGCGGACCGTGTTGCGGTTTGTCCCCGAAGGCGAGGGCGGTGACGAGGACGACAGCCTGCGTGATGGCCGCCTGGACCTGTACATCAGCGCCACGCGCAACCTCGGCCCGGAAATCAAGGTGCAAAGCCTGTTCGCCACCACCTTCGTGGGCCTGGCGCGGGTCGATCATCCGATCTTCAACGATGAGATTACCCCGGAGCGTTTCGCCGCCTTCGAGCAGATCAGCGTCTCGCGCCGTGGCCGCGCCACCGGGCCGATCGATTCCGCGCTGGCCGGGATGGGCCTGAGCCGGCGGGTGGCGTTGATCACCCCAAGCTTTCACTCGGCGATGTTCTCCCTGCCCGAATCCGACCTGCTGTTGCCCTTGCCCCAGCACGTGTTGCTCAGCGTGGCGCGCCTGGGCCTGCCGCTGCGTTCGTTCCGCATCCCCATGGCCCTGGAATCGGTGACCATCATGCAGGCCTGGCACCCGCGCTACGACAACGATCCCGCCCACCGCTGGCTGCGTCAGACGCTCAAGGAGTGTTGCAGCAAAGCCTGA